The following are encoded together in the Heliangelus exortis chromosome 15, bHelExo1.hap1, whole genome shotgun sequence genome:
- the SLC25A48 gene encoding solute carrier family 25 member 48 isoform X2, with the protein MGSLQLQEFAAGLVGGTASVVVGHPLDTIKTRLQAGQGYGNTLNCLLTVYRNESMAGFFKGMSFPLASSAIYSSVVFGIFSNTQQLLSQLRHGDPAHSPALPDVALASVVAGFISVVIGTPVELVKIRLQMQTQPYIKANTKLKPSVSGFPVYRGPFHCFRTVLQKEGIAGMYRGTGAMFLRDIPGYCLYFIPYKFFCGWITPDGCHSPSAFSIWLAGGVAGAISWVIATPMDVVKSRLQADGVYLNKYKGTLDCISQSYQNEGLKVFFRGITVNAVRGFPASSAMFLGYELSLKAMKRDKTETNP; encoded by the exons ATGGGcagcctccagctgcaggagttCGCGGCGGGCTTGGTGGGCG GAACTGCCAGTGTGGTTGTGGGACACCCCCTGGACACAATTAAG ACTCGTTTGCAAGCTGGGCAAGGATATGGAAATACACTCAACTGTCTTCTCACTGTGTACAGAAATGAGTCT atGGCTGGTTTTTTCAAAGGAATGTCCTTCCCACTGGCCAGCTCTGCCATCTACAGCTCCGTGGTGTTTGGGATCTTCAGCAACACACAACAGCTCCTCAGCCAGCTCCGCCACGGGGACCCAGCTCACAGCCCGGCACTGCCCGATGTGGCTCTGGCCAGTGTGGTGGCAGGGTTCATCTCCGTGGTCATTGGCACTCCTGTGGAACTGGTAAAGATAAGGCTACAGATGCAAACACAGCCCTACATCAAAG CAAACACTAAACTGAAGCCCTCAGTTTCTGGATTTCCTGTGTACCGAGGCCCATTTCACTGCTTCAGGACAGTCCTACAGAAGGAGGGGATAGCAGGAATGTATCGAGGCACAGGAGCAATGTTTCTGAGGGACATTCCTGGGTACTGCCTGTATTTCATCCCTTACAAGTTCTTCTGTGGATGGATTACCCCTGACGGATGCCATTCCCCCAGTGCCTTCTCCATCTGGCTGGCAGGGGGTGTAGCAG GAGCCATTTCCTGGGTGATAGCTACTCCAATGGATGTTGTGAAAAGTCGACTTCAGGCAGATGGGGTTTATTTAAACAAGTACAAAGGGACCCTGGACTGCATCTCACAAAGCTACCAGAACGAGGGCTTAAAA GTCTTTTTTAGGGGCATCACGGTCAATGCAGTGCGAGGATTCCCAGCGAGTTCAGCCATGTTTCTTGGCTATGAACTTTCCCTCAAAGCAATGAAAAGAGACAAAACTGAGACCAATCCTTAA
- the SLC25A48 gene encoding solute carrier family 25 member 48 isoform X1: MGSLQLQEFAAGLVGGTASVVVGHPLDTIKTRLQAGQGYGNTLNCLLTVYRNESMAGFFKGMSFPLASSAIYSSVVFGIFSNTQQLLSQLRHGDPAHSPALPDVALASVVAGFISVVIGTPVELVKIRLQMQTQPYIKANTKLKPSVSGFPVYRGPFHCFRTVLQKEGIAGMYRGTGAMFLRDIPGYCLYFIPYKFFCGWITPDGCHSPSAFSIWLAGGVAGAISWVIATPMDVVKSRLQADGVYLNKYKGTLDCISQSYQNEGLKYCPEDLKVSYFPEPNQQSGVGEG, translated from the exons ATGGGcagcctccagctgcaggagttCGCGGCGGGCTTGGTGGGCG GAACTGCCAGTGTGGTTGTGGGACACCCCCTGGACACAATTAAG ACTCGTTTGCAAGCTGGGCAAGGATATGGAAATACACTCAACTGTCTTCTCACTGTGTACAGAAATGAGTCT atGGCTGGTTTTTTCAAAGGAATGTCCTTCCCACTGGCCAGCTCTGCCATCTACAGCTCCGTGGTGTTTGGGATCTTCAGCAACACACAACAGCTCCTCAGCCAGCTCCGCCACGGGGACCCAGCTCACAGCCCGGCACTGCCCGATGTGGCTCTGGCCAGTGTGGTGGCAGGGTTCATCTCCGTGGTCATTGGCACTCCTGTGGAACTGGTAAAGATAAGGCTACAGATGCAAACACAGCCCTACATCAAAG CAAACACTAAACTGAAGCCCTCAGTTTCTGGATTTCCTGTGTACCGAGGCCCATTTCACTGCTTCAGGACAGTCCTACAGAAGGAGGGGATAGCAGGAATGTATCGAGGCACAGGAGCAATGTTTCTGAGGGACATTCCTGGGTACTGCCTGTATTTCATCCCTTACAAGTTCTTCTGTGGATGGATTACCCCTGACGGATGCCATTCCCCCAGTGCCTTCTCCATCTGGCTGGCAGGGGGTGTAGCAG GAGCCATTTCCTGGGTGATAGCTACTCCAATGGATGTTGTGAAAAGTCGACTTCAGGCAGATGGGGTTTATTTAAACAAGTACAAAGGGACCCTGGACTGCATCTCACAAAGCTACCAGAACGAGGGCTTAAAA tATTGCCCAGAGGACCTGAAAGTCTCCTACTTTCCTGAGCCAAATCAGCAGAGTGGTGTTGGtgagggctga